One genomic region from Knoellia sp. p5-6-4 encodes:
- the rpsH gene encoding 30S ribosomal protein S8 gives MTMTDPIADMLTRVRNANSAHHDAVSMPFSKLKSHIAEILQAEGYIAGWKVEDAEVGKTLTIELKYGPNRERSIAGVRRVSKPGLRVYAKSTNLPKVLGGLGVAIISTSSGLLTDRQAASKGVGGEVLAYVW, from the coding sequence ATGACCATGACTGACCCGATTGCGGACATGCTGACCCGCGTCCGGAACGCCAACTCGGCGCACCACGACGCAGTCTCCATGCCGTTTTCCAAGCTGAAGTCCCACATCGCCGAGATCCTGCAGGCCGAGGGTTACATCGCCGGCTGGAAGGTCGAGGACGCCGAGGTCGGCAAGACGCTGACCATAGAGCTGAAGTACGGCCCGAACCGCGAGCGCTCCATCGCGGGCGTGCGCCGGGTGTCCAAGCCCGGTCTGCGTGTGTACGCCAAGTCCACGAACCTGCCCAAGGTCCTCGGCGGCCTCGGTGTGGCCATCATTTCCACGTCGTCTGGCCTCCTCACGGACCGTCAGGCGGCTTCCAAGGGTGTGGGCGGGGAAGTCCTCGCCTACGTCTGGTAA
- the rplV gene encoding 50S ribosomal protein L22 has product MEAKAVARHVRVTPMKARRIVDLIRGKQAVEAVAVLQFAPQAASDPVRKVLQSAIANARVKADAASEAFDERNLVISEAFVDEGPTMKRFRPRAQGRAARINKRTSHITVVVAPNQKSKGGNR; this is encoded by the coding sequence ATGGAAGCCAAGGCTGTCGCGCGCCACGTGCGCGTCACGCCGATGAAGGCCCGCCGCATCGTGGACCTGATCCGCGGCAAGCAGGCCGTCGAGGCCGTCGCGGTGCTGCAGTTCGCGCCGCAGGCCGCGTCCGACCCCGTCCGGAAGGTGCTGCAGAGCGCCATCGCCAACGCGCGGGTCAAGGCCGACGCGGCCTCCGAGGCGTTCGACGAGCGCAACCTCGTCATCAGCGAGGCCTTCGTGGACGAGGGCCCGACGATGAAGCGGTTCCGTCCGCGCGCCCAGGGCCGGGCCGCCCGCATCAACAAGCGCACGAGCCACATCACCGTGGTCGTCGCGCCGAACCAGAAGTCCAAGGGAGGCAACCGCTAA
- the rplR gene encoding 50S ribosomal protein L18, which yields MAMIVKRAKGKSAARGRRHLRVRKKVSGTALRPRLVVSRSSRHVFVQIVDDTVGKTVASASTMEADLRAFEGDKTAKARRVGELLAERAKSAGVEAVVFDRGGNKYHGRIAAIADGAREGGLSL from the coding sequence ATGGCAATGATCGTCAAGCGAGCCAAGGGCAAGTCCGCTGCGCGCGGACGTCGCCACCTGCGCGTCCGCAAGAAGGTGTCCGGCACCGCGCTGCGTCCGCGCCTGGTCGTGTCGCGCTCCTCGCGCCACGTCTTCGTGCAGATCGTCGACGACACGGTCGGCAAGACCGTGGCCTCGGCCTCCACCATGGAGGCGGACCTGCGCGCGTTCGAGGGTGACAAGACCGCCAAGGCGCGTCGCGTCGGTGAGCTCCTCGCGGAGCGCGCCAAGAGCGCCGGCGTCGAGGCCGTCGTCTTCGACCGTGGCGGCAACAAGTACCACGGCCGCATCGCCGCCATCGCCGACGGCGCCCGCGAGGGTGGGCTGTCGCTGTGA
- a CDS encoding adenylate kinase, whose amino-acid sequence MRLIILGPPGAGKGTQATRVAAGHGIPAISTGDIFRANIKNETELGMQVKHILASGGYVTDEITNAIVRDRLRQDDASQGFLLDGYPRTLAQVDALDAMLAEDGHALDAVLELTVDEDAVVQRLLKRAEIEGRADDTEEVIRERQAIYRRETAPLADVYAGRGLLVQVDGMGEVDEVTRRIDDALEGARHS is encoded by the coding sequence ATGCGTCTGATCATCCTCGGTCCCCCCGGTGCCGGAAAGGGCACCCAGGCCACCCGTGTCGCCGCCGGCCACGGCATACCCGCCATCTCCACCGGCGACATCTTCCGGGCCAACATCAAGAACGAGACCGAGCTCGGCATGCAGGTCAAGCACATCCTGGCCTCGGGCGGCTACGTCACCGACGAGATCACCAACGCCATCGTGCGCGACCGCCTGCGCCAGGACGACGCCTCGCAGGGTTTCCTGCTCGACGGCTACCCCCGCACCCTGGCCCAGGTCGACGCCCTCGACGCGATGTTGGCCGAGGACGGCCACGCGCTCGACGCCGTGCTCGAGCTGACCGTCGACGAGGACGCGGTGGTCCAGCGCCTGCTCAAGCGCGCCGAGATCGAGGGCCGCGCCGACGACACGGAGGAGGTCATCCGCGAGCGGCAGGCCATCTACCGTCGTGAGACCGCCCCCCTGGCGGACGTCTACGCCGGGCGCGGCCTGCTCGTGCAGGTCGACGGGATGGGTGAGGTCGACGAGGTCACCCGCCGCATCGACGACGCCCTCGAGGGAGCGCGGCACTCCTGA
- the rpsQ gene encoding 30S ribosomal protein S17 — MSENTKDEAVKAAADRNYRKTRQGYVVSDKMDKTVVVEVEDRVKHALYGKVMRRSSKVKAHDEQNAAGIGDRVLIMETRPLSATKRWRVVEILEKAK, encoded by the coding sequence ATGAGCGAGAACACGAAGGATGAGGCCGTGAAGGCAGCTGCGGACCGCAACTACCGCAAGACCCGCCAGGGCTACGTCGTCAGCGACAAGATGGACAAGACCGTCGTGGTCGAGGTCGAGGACCGCGTCAAGCACGCGCTCTACGGCAAGGTCATGCGGCGCAGCAGCAAGGTCAAGGCCCACGACGAGCAGAACGCAGCCGGCATCGGCGACCGCGTCCTGATCATGGAGACCCGCCCGCTCTCGGCCACCAAGCGCTGGCGCGTGGTGGAGATCCTCGAGAAGGCCAAGTAA
- the rplN gene encoding 50S ribosomal protein L14, with protein sequence MIQQESRLRVADNTGAKEILCIRVLGGSGRRYAGIGDVIVATVKDAIPGGNVKKGDVVKAVIVRTAKERRRQDGSYIKFDENAAVILKGDGDPRGTRIFGPVGRELREKKFMKIISLAPEVL encoded by the coding sequence GTGATCCAGCAGGAGTCGCGACTGCGCGTCGCCGACAACACCGGTGCCAAGGAGATCCTTTGCATCCGTGTTCTCGGCGGCTCCGGTCGTCGTTACGCCGGCATCGGTGACGTCATCGTCGCCACCGTCAAGGACGCCATCCCGGGCGGCAACGTCAAGAAGGGCGACGTCGTCAAGGCCGTCATCGTGCGGACCGCCAAGGAGCGTCGCCGCCAGGACGGTTCCTACATCAAGTTCGACGAGAACGCCGCGGTCATCCTCAAGGGTGACGGCGACCCTCGTGGCACGCGCATCTTCGGCCCGGTCGGCCGCGAGCTGCGTGAGAAGAAGTTCATGAAGATCATCTCGCTGGCGCCGGAGGTGCTCTGA
- the map gene encoding type I methionyl aminopeptidase, which produces MFGRSRIDTKTPDQIALMRRAGLVVGQTLQLLAQTVRPGMTTLQLDELAEEHILGSGATPSFKGVPGYRHTLCTSVNNEVVHGIPGARVLHEGDLLSIDCGAVVDGWHGDAAISVIVGGREAGRPEDLALIDATEDSMWAGIAALAVGQPLYAVGAAVEDSITAAGERDARDYGIVEDYVGHGIGTEMHQEPQVPNYRVRDKGPTVRSGVTVAIEPMVTLGTADTHVLGDEWTVVTTDGSRAAHWENSVAVTDDGLWVLTALDGGKGRLEAAGAAYAPLS; this is translated from the coding sequence ATGTTCGGCAGGTCCCGCATCGACACCAAGACCCCCGACCAGATCGCGCTCATGAGGCGCGCCGGCCTGGTGGTCGGACAGACCCTCCAGCTGCTGGCGCAGACCGTGCGGCCGGGAATGACCACCCTCCAGCTCGACGAGCTCGCCGAGGAGCACATCCTGGGCAGCGGCGCGACCCCGTCGTTCAAGGGCGTCCCCGGCTACCGGCACACCCTCTGCACGTCGGTCAACAACGAGGTGGTCCACGGCATCCCGGGCGCCCGGGTGCTCCACGAGGGCGACCTGCTCTCGATCGACTGCGGAGCCGTCGTCGACGGCTGGCACGGCGACGCCGCGATCTCGGTGATCGTCGGCGGCCGTGAGGCCGGTCGGCCCGAGGACCTCGCCCTCATCGACGCCACCGAGGACTCGATGTGGGCCGGCATCGCCGCGCTGGCCGTGGGCCAGCCGCTGTATGCCGTCGGCGCGGCTGTCGAGGACAGCATCACCGCCGCGGGAGAGCGCGACGCCCGCGATTACGGGATCGTCGAGGACTACGTCGGGCACGGCATCGGCACCGAGATGCACCAGGAGCCGCAGGTCCCGAACTACCGGGTGCGGGACAAGGGCCCGACCGTGCGCTCCGGGGTCACCGTCGCCATCGAGCCGATGGTCACCCTGGGCACCGCCGACACCCACGTGCTGGGCGACGAGTGGACCGTGGTGACCACCGACGGCTCCCGTGCGGCGCACTGGGAGAACTCGGTCGCCGTCACCGACGATGGCCTGTGGGTCCTCACCGCCCTCGACGGCGGCAAGGGCCGGCTCGAAGCCGCCGGAGCGGCATACGCCCCCCTGTCCTGA
- the rplB gene encoding 50S ribosomal protein L2 encodes MGIRKYKPTTPGRRGSSVADFVEVTRSTPEKSLVRPLTKSGGRNSNGRITTRHIGGGHKRAYRVIDFRRHDKDGVPAKVAHIEYDPNRTARIALLHYADGEKRYILAPNKLRQGDMIENGAGADIKPGNSLPLRNIPTGTVIHAVELKPGGGAKIARSAGVRVQLVAKDGPYAQLRMPSGEIRNVDLRCRATVGEVGNAEQSNINWGKAGRMRWKGKRPTVRGVAMNPVDHPHGGGEGKTSGGRHPVSPWGQPEGRTRRPGKPSDKLIVRRRRTGKKR; translated from the coding sequence ATGGGTATCCGTAAGTACAAGCCGACGACGCCAGGCCGGCGCGGCTCGAGCGTCGCCGACTTCGTCGAGGTCACGCGCTCCACGCCGGAGAAGTCGCTGGTCCGTCCGCTGACCAAGAGCGGTGGGCGCAACAGCAACGGCCGCATCACCACCCGTCACATCGGTGGTGGCCACAAGCGTGCCTACCGAGTCATCGACTTCCGCCGCCACGACAAGGACGGCGTGCCGGCCAAGGTCGCTCACATCGAGTACGACCCCAACCGCACCGCCCGCATCGCGCTGCTGCACTACGCCGACGGCGAGAAGCGCTACATCCTCGCGCCGAACAAGCTGCGCCAGGGCGACATGATCGAGAACGGCGCGGGCGCCGACATCAAGCCGGGCAACAGCCTGCCGCTGCGCAACATCCCGACCGGTACGGTCATCCACGCCGTCGAGCTCAAGCCCGGTGGCGGCGCGAAGATCGCCCGTTCGGCGGGTGTGCGCGTCCAGCTCGTCGCCAAGGACGGCCCCTACGCCCAGCTGCGCATGCCGTCCGGCGAGATCCGCAACGTCGACCTGCGCTGCCGCGCCACGGTCGGCGAGGTGGGCAACGCCGAGCAGTCCAACATCAACTGGGGCAAGGCCGGCCGCATGCGCTGGAAGGGCAAGCGCCCGACCGTCCGTGGTGTCGCCATGAACCCGGTCGACCACCCGCACGGTGGTGGTGAGGGCAAGACCTCCGGTGGTCGCCACCCGGTCAGCCCCTGGGGCCAGCCTGAGGGCCGGACCCGCCGCCCCGGCAAGCCGAGCGACAAGCTGATCGTTCGCCGCCGTCGTACTGGCAAGAAGCGCTGA
- the rplE gene encoding 50S ribosomal protein L5: MTTQTEISAAAKPRLKQRYADEIKGQLREQFGYENVMQVPGVVKVVVNMGVGDAARDAKLIEGAVRDLTAITGQKPVVTKARKSIAQFKLREGMPIGAHTTLRGDRMWEFLDRLVSIALPRIRDFRGLSPKQFDGRGNYTFGLNEQSMFHEIDQDRIDRVRGMDITVVTSASNDDEGRALLKALGFPFKEN, translated from the coding sequence ATGACCACTCAGACTGAGATTTCCGCAGCGGCGAAGCCGCGCCTGAAGCAGCGCTACGCGGACGAGATCAAGGGCCAGCTGCGTGAGCAGTTCGGCTACGAGAACGTCATGCAGGTGCCCGGCGTCGTCAAGGTCGTCGTCAACATGGGTGTCGGCGACGCCGCCCGTGACGCCAAGCTCATCGAGGGCGCGGTCCGCGACCTGACCGCGATTACCGGACAGAAGCCGGTCGTGACCAAGGCCCGCAAGTCCATCGCGCAGTTCAAGCTGCGCGAGGGCATGCCGATCGGCGCGCACACCACGCTGCGTGGCGACCGGATGTGGGAGTTCCTCGACCGCCTCGTCTCCATCGCGCTGCCGCGCATCCGCGACTTCCGCGGCCTGTCGCCGAAGCAGTTCGACGGTCGGGGCAACTACACCTTCGGTCTCAACGAGCAGTCGATGTTCCACGAGATCGACCAGGACCGGATCGACCGCGTGCGTGGCATGGACATCACCGTGGTGACCAGTGCCAGCAACGACGACGAGGGCCGCGCCCTGCTCAAGGCGCTCGGCTTCCCCTTCAAGGAGAACTGA
- the rpmD gene encoding 50S ribosomal protein L30: protein MARLKVTQTRSEIGGKQNQRDTLRSLGLKRIGDVVVKEDRPEIRGMVRTVTHLVTVEEVD from the coding sequence ATGGCTCGTCTGAAGGTGACCCAGACCCGTTCCGAGATCGGTGGCAAGCAGAACCAGCGCGACACCCTGCGCAGCCTCGGTCTGAAGCGCATCGGCGACGTCGTCGTCAAGGAGGACCGCCCCGAGATCCGCGGGATGGTCCGCACGGTGACGCACCTCGTCACCGTCGAGGAGGTTGACTGA
- the rpsS gene encoding 30S ribosomal protein S19 yields MPRSLKKGPFIDDHLQKKVDAQNEAGSKNVIKTWSRRSVISPDMLGHTLAVHDGRKHVPVFVTESMVGHKLGEFAPTRTFKGHVKDDKKGRRR; encoded by the coding sequence ATGCCTCGTAGCTTGAAGAAGGGCCCCTTCATCGACGACCACCTTCAGAAGAAGGTGGACGCTCAGAACGAAGCGGGCAGCAAGAACGTCATCAAGACCTGGTCGCGTCGCTCGGTGATCTCGCCGGACATGCTGGGTCACACCCTTGCCGTGCACGACGGCCGCAAGCACGTCCCGGTCTTCGTGACCGAGTCGATGGTCGGCCACAAGCTCGGCGAGTTCGCACCGACCCGCACGTTCAAGGGTCACGTGAAGGACGACAAGAAGGGGCGTCGCCGCTGA
- the rpsE gene encoding 30S ribosomal protein S5, whose protein sequence is MPGPQRRGTGAAGDNARGERGDRRDRRDSRRDGGRDQAEKNAYVERVVTINRVAKVVKGGRRFSFTALVVVGDGDGTVGVGYGKAKEVPAAIAKGVEEAKKQFFKVPRIQGTIPHPVQGEAAAGVVMLRPAAPGTGVIAGGPVRAVLECAGIHDVLSKSLGSSNAINIVHATVEALRGLERPEAVAARRGLPLDEVAPAAMLRAQAAGREAAAAAKAGA, encoded by the coding sequence ATGCCCGGACCCCAGCGTCGAGGCACTGGAGCCGCTGGCGACAACGCCCGTGGCGAGCGCGGCGACCGCCGCGACCGTCGCGACAGCCGTCGTGACGGCGGCCGCGACCAGGCCGAGAAGAACGCCTACGTCGAGCGCGTGGTGACCATCAACCGCGTTGCCAAGGTCGTCAAGGGTGGCCGCCGCTTCAGCTTCACCGCCCTCGTGGTGGTCGGCGACGGCGACGGCACCGTGGGTGTCGGCTACGGCAAGGCGAAGGAGGTGCCCGCGGCCATCGCCAAGGGTGTCGAGGAGGCCAAGAAGCAGTTCTTCAAGGTCCCGCGCATCCAGGGCACCATCCCGCACCCCGTGCAGGGTGAGGCCGCCGCCGGCGTCGTCATGCTGCGCCCGGCCGCTCCCGGTACCGGTGTCATCGCCGGTGGTCCGGTGCGCGCCGTGCTCGAGTGCGCCGGCATCCACGACGTGCTCAGCAAGTCGCTCGGCTCCAGCAACGCCATCAACATCGTCCACGCGACCGTCGAGGCCCTCCGTGGCCTCGAGCGTCCCGAGGCCGTCGCGGCTCGCCGCGGCCTGCCGCTGGACGAGGTCGCGCCGGCCGCGATGCTGCGCGCCCAGGCTGCCGGCCGCGAGGCCGCTGCCGCCGCGAAGGCTGGTGCGTGA
- the secY gene encoding preprotein translocase subunit SecY — MLTAFTRAFKTPDLRKKLLFTLAILTVFRLGSLVPVPGVSYTAVQQCIKEAPTTTGVLGLANLFSGGALLQLSIFALGIMPYITASIIVQLLTVVIPRFEALKKEGQQGQAKMTQYTRYLTIGLAVLQSSTLITFAQNPQSLFGPTCTSILPDDSVPTLVIMVLTMTAGTGLVMWLGELVTDKGIGNGMSLLIFTSIAATFPGSLWAIQQRDGRWDIFLGVILLGFLIIALVVFVEQSQRRIPVQYAKRQVGRQMYGGTSTYIPLKVNMAGVIPVIFASSLLALPTLIAQFNRSATGDQPGWVTWIDQNLVTGDKPIYMVIYIGLILFFTFFYVSITFNPTEVADNMKKYGGFIPGIRAGRPTAEYLDYVITRITVPGAIYLALISLIPLIALVLVGANQNFPFGGTSILIIVGVGLETVKQIESQLQQRHYEGFLR; from the coding sequence GTGCTCACCGCCTTCACCCGAGCGTTCAAGACGCCGGACCTGCGCAAGAAGCTGCTGTTCACCCTCGCGATCCTCACGGTCTTCCGGCTCGGCAGCCTGGTGCCCGTCCCCGGCGTCAGCTACACCGCCGTGCAGCAGTGCATCAAGGAGGCGCCGACCACCACCGGCGTGCTGGGCCTCGCCAACCTCTTCAGCGGCGGCGCCCTCCTGCAGCTCTCGATCTTCGCGCTCGGGATCATGCCGTACATCACCGCGAGCATCATCGTGCAGCTGCTCACCGTGGTGATCCCGCGGTTCGAGGCCCTCAAGAAGGAGGGCCAGCAGGGCCAGGCGAAGATGACGCAGTACACCCGCTACCTGACCATCGGCCTGGCGGTCCTGCAGTCCTCGACGCTGATCACCTTCGCGCAGAACCCGCAGAGCCTGTTCGGCCCGACCTGCACGAGCATCCTGCCCGACGACTCCGTCCCGACGCTGGTCATCATGGTGCTCACCATGACCGCCGGCACCGGCCTGGTGATGTGGCTGGGCGAGCTCGTCACCGACAAGGGCATCGGCAACGGCATGTCGCTGCTGATCTTCACCTCGATCGCCGCGACCTTCCCCGGCTCGCTGTGGGCCATCCAGCAGCGCGACGGCCGCTGGGACATCTTCCTCGGCGTCATCCTGCTCGGCTTCCTCATCATCGCGCTCGTCGTCTTCGTCGAGCAGAGCCAGCGCCGCATCCCGGTGCAGTACGCCAAGCGGCAGGTGGGGCGCCAGATGTACGGCGGCACCTCCACCTACATCCCGCTGAAGGTCAACATGGCCGGCGTCATCCCGGTCATCTTCGCCAGCTCGCTGCTGGCCCTGCCCACCCTCATCGCGCAGTTCAACCGCTCCGCGACGGGCGACCAGCCGGGGTGGGTCACCTGGATCGACCAGAACCTGGTCACCGGTGACAAGCCGATCTACATGGTCATCTACATCGGGCTGATCCTGTTCTTCACGTTCTTCTACGTGTCGATCACGTTCAACCCCACCGAGGTCGCCGACAACATGAAGAAGTACGGCGGCTTCATCCCAGGCATCCGCGCCGGGCGACCCACGGCGGAGTACCTGGACTACGTGATCACCCGCATCACGGTCCCCGGGGCCATCTACCTGGCCCTCATCTCGCTGATCCCGCTGATTGCCCTGGTGCTCGTCGGCGCCAACCAGAACTTCCCGTTCGGTGGCACGTCAATCCTGATCATCGTCGGGGTTGGTCTGGAGACCGTGAAGCAGATCGAGTCCCAGCTGCAGCAGCGTCACTACGAAGGGTTCCTCCGCTGA
- a CDS encoding type Z 30S ribosomal protein S14 has protein sequence MAKTALINKANKTPKFKVRAYTRCQRCGRPHSVYRKFGLCRVCLREMAHRGELPGITKSSW, from the coding sequence ATGGCCAAGACCGCACTGATCAACAAGGCCAACAAGACGCCGAAGTTCAAGGTCCGCGCCTACACGCGCTGCCAGCGCTGCGGCCGGCCGCACTCGGTGTACCGCAAGTTCGGCCTGTGCCGTGTCTGCCTTCGCGAGATGGCGCACCGCGGCGAGCTGCCCGGCATCACCAAGAGCTCCTGGTAA
- the rpsC gene encoding 30S ribosomal protein S3 → MGQKVNPHGFRLGITTEHKSRWFADSTKEGQRYRDYVKEDVAIRKLMSEGMERAGISRVEIERTRDRVRVDIHTARPGIVIGRRGAEADRIRGELEKLTGKQVQLNILEVKNPEVDAQLVAQGIAEQLSARVSFRRAMRKGMQSATRAGAKGIRVQVSGRLGGAEMSRTEFYREGRVPLHTLRANIDYGFYEARTTFGRIGVKVWIYKGDVTARELAQQQAAAPRPSRGPRRDGADRPARARRERPAAEAPAAEAPVTEAAEAQAPASTEGES, encoded by the coding sequence ATGGGCCAGAAGGTCAACCCGCACGGCTTCCGTCTGGGCATCACCACCGAGCACAAGAGCCGCTGGTTCGCTGACTCCACCAAGGAGGGCCAGCGCTACCGCGACTACGTCAAGGAAGACGTGGCGATCCGCAAGCTCATGTCCGAGGGCATGGAGCGCGCCGGCATCTCCCGCGTGGAGATCGAGCGCACCCGCGACCGCGTCCGCGTCGACATCCACACCGCGCGTCCGGGCATCGTCATCGGCCGCCGCGGCGCTGAGGCCGACCGCATCCGCGGCGAGCTGGAGAAGCTCACGGGCAAGCAGGTGCAGCTGAACATCCTCGAGGTGAAGAACCCCGAGGTCGACGCCCAGCTGGTCGCCCAGGGCATCGCCGAGCAGCTCTCGGCTCGTGTGTCGTTCCGTCGCGCGATGCGCAAGGGCATGCAGTCCGCCACCCGCGCCGGCGCCAAGGGCATCCGTGTCCAGGTCTCCGGCCGCCTCGGCGGTGCTGAGATGTCGCGCACCGAGTTCTACCGCGAGGGTCGCGTGCCGCTGCACACCCTCCGTGCGAACATCGACTACGGCTTCTACGAGGCCCGCACCACCTTCGGCCGCATCGGCGTGAAGGTGTGGATCTACAAGGGCGACGTCACCGCCCGCGAGCTGGCGCAGCAGCAGGCCGCTGCCCCGCGCCCGTCGCGTGGCCCGCGTCGTGACGGCGCCGACCGTCCGGCACGCGCCCGTCGCGAGCGTCCCGCTGCCGAGGCCCCCGCGGCCGAGGCCCCGGTGACCGAGGCTGCCGAGGCTCAGGCCCCGGCGAGCACTGAGGGAGAGTCCTGA
- the rplP gene encoding 50S ribosomal protein L16, with the protein MLIPRRVKHRKQHHPGRSGAAKGGTKIAFGDYGIQALEPAYVTNRQIESARIAMTRYMKRGGKVWINIYPDRPLTKKPAETRMGSGKGSPEWWIANVKPGRVMFEISGVSEEIAREALRLAMHKLPMKCRFVRREGGDF; encoded by the coding sequence ATGTTGATTCCTCGTCGAGTCAAGCACCGCAAGCAGCACCACCCGGGTCGCTCGGGCGCTGCGAAGGGTGGCACGAAGATCGCGTTCGGCGACTACGGCATCCAGGCCCTCGAGCCCGCCTACGTCACCAACCGTCAGATCGAGTCCGCTCGTATCGCGATGACCCGTTACATGAAGCGTGGCGGAAAGGTCTGGATCAACATCTACCCGGACCGCCCGCTCACCAAGAAGCCGGCTGAGACCCGCATGGGTTCCGGTAAGGGCTCGCCGGAGTGGTGGATCGCCAACGTCAAGCCGGGCCGCGTCATGTTCGAGATCTCCGGTGTTTCCGAGGAGATCGCTCGCGAGGCCCTGCGCCTGGCGATGCACAAGCTGCCGATGAAGTGCCGCTTCGTCCGGCGTGAGGGTGGTGACTTCTGA
- the rplO gene encoding 50S ribosomal protein L15, with product MATKKAADTAAKAEGAALKVHHLRPAPGAKTAKTRVGRGEGSKGKTAGRGTKGTKARYQVPERFEGGAMPLHMRLPKLRGFKNPFKVQYQVVNLDRISALYPDGGDVTAADLAAKGAVRAGQPVKVLGTGEITVKVNVTADKFSATAKDKIEAAGGSVTSA from the coding sequence ATGGCTACCAAGAAGGCAGCCGACACCGCCGCGAAGGCGGAGGGTGCGGCCCTGAAGGTGCACCACCTGCGTCCCGCCCCGGGCGCCAAGACCGCGAAGACCCGTGTGGGTCGCGGTGAGGGCTCCAAGGGCAAGACCGCCGGTCGTGGCACCAAGGGCACCAAGGCCCGCTACCAGGTTCCGGAGCGCTTCGAGGGTGGCGCCATGCCGCTCCACATGCGCCTGCCCAAGCTGCGCGGGTTCAAGAACCCGTTCAAGGTGCAGTACCAGGTCGTGAACCTCGACCGCATCTCGGCGCTGTACCCCGACGGTGGCGACGTGACCGCAGCCGACCTCGCGGCCAAGGGTGCCGTGCGTGCAGGCCAGCCGGTCAAGGTGCTCGGCACCGGCGAGATCACCGTCAAGGTGAACGTCACCGCCGACAAGTTCTCGGCCACGGCCAAGGACAAGATCGAGGCCGCCGGCGGCTCGGTCACCTCGGCCTGA
- the rplX gene encoding 50S ribosomal protein L24 translates to MAEKMKIKKGDLVQVLSGKDKSKQGKVIAVYPDTQRVLVEGVNRVTRHTKAGQTARGSRTGGLVVQEAPIHVSNVAVVDPEDKKPTRIKTRVETVERDGRQKASRTRVGVRSGKDL, encoded by the coding sequence ATGGCTGAGAAGATGAAGATCAAGAAGGGCGACCTCGTCCAGGTCCTCTCGGGCAAGGACAAGTCCAAGCAGGGCAAGGTCATCGCCGTGTACCCCGACACCCAGCGCGTGCTGGTCGAGGGCGTCAACCGCGTGACCCGGCACACCAAGGCCGGCCAGACCGCGCGTGGCTCGCGCACCGGTGGCCTCGTGGTCCAGGAGGCCCCGATCCACGTGAGCAACGTGGCCGTGGTCGACCCGGAGGACAAGAAGCCGACCCGGATCAAGACCCGCGTCGAGACCGTCGAGCGCGACGGCCGCCAGAAGGCCTCCCGCACCCGCGTCGGCGTGCGCTCGGGCAAGGACCTGTGA
- the rplF gene encoding 50S ribosomal protein L6 yields MSRIGRLPVAVPSGVDIAIDGQAVTVKGPKGELTHVVAEPITVEKADDTLEVKRPNDERQSRALHGLTRSLINNMVLGVTEGYEKKMEIHGTGYRVANKGGNLEFALGYSHPITVEAPEGISFAVETPTRFSVQGIDKQLVGEVAANIRKLRKPDPYKGKGVRYAGEHIRRKVGKAGK; encoded by the coding sequence ATGTCGCGTATTGGACGACTTCCTGTCGCCGTCCCGAGCGGTGTCGACATCGCCATCGACGGCCAGGCCGTCACGGTGAAGGGCCCCAAGGGCGAGCTCACGCACGTCGTGGCCGAGCCGATCACGGTCGAGAAGGCGGATGACACCCTCGAGGTCAAGCGCCCGAACGACGAGCGCCAGTCCCGTGCCCTGCACGGCCTGACCCGCTCGCTCATCAACAACATGGTCCTCGGTGTCACCGAGGGCTACGAGAAGAAGATGGAGATCCACGGCACGGGTTACCGCGTGGCCAACAAGGGCGGGAACCTCGAGTTCGCCCTCGGCTACTCGCACCCCATCACCGTGGAGGCCCCCGAGGGCATCTCCTTTGCTGTCGAGACCCCGACCCGTTTCTCGGTCCAGGGCATCGACAAGCAGCTGGTTGGCGAGGTTGCCGCAAACATCCGCAAGCTCCGCAAGCCCGACCCGTACAAGGGCAAGGGCGTGCGGTACGCGGGCGAGCACATCCGCCGCAAGGTCGGAAAGGCTGGTAAGTAA